From the genome of Bos taurus isolate L1 Dominette 01449 registration number 42190680 breed Hereford chromosome 2, ARS-UCD2.0, whole genome shotgun sequence, one region includes:
- the LOC782779 gene encoding dnaJ homolog subfamily A member 1-like, producing the protein MVKETTYYDVLRVKPNATPEELKKAYRKLALKYHPDKNPNEGEKFKQISQAYEVLSNAKKRELYDKGGEQAIKEGGAGGGFGSPMDIFDMFFGGGGRMQRERRGKNVVHQLTVTLEDLYNGATRKLAMQKSVICDKCEGRGGKKGAVECCPNCQGTGMQIRIHQIGPGMVQ; encoded by the coding sequence ATGGTGAAAGAAACCACTTACTATGATGTTTTGCGGGTGAAACCCAATGCCACCCCAGAAGAATTGAAAAAGGCTTACAGGAAACTGGCCTTGAAGTACCACCCTGATAAGAATCCAAATGAAGGCGAGAAGtttaaacagatttctcaagcttACGAAGTGCTCTCTAATGCAAAGAAAAGGGAGTTATATGACAAAGGAGGAGAACAGGCAATTAAAGAAGGTGGAGCAGGTGGTGGTTTTGGCTCCCCCATGGACATCTTTGATATGTTTTTCggaggaggaggcaggatgcagagagagaggaggggtaAGAACGTTGTCCATCAACTTACAGTAACTTTAGAAGATTTATATAATGGTGCAACAAGAAAACTAGCAATGCAAAAGAGTGTGATTTGTGACAAATGTGAAGGCCGAGGTGGTAAAAAAGGAGCGGTAGAATGCTGTCCCAATTGCCAAGGTACTGGAATGCAAATAAGAATTCATCAGATAGGACCTGGAATGGTTCAGTAA